One Obesumbacterium proteus DNA window includes the following coding sequences:
- a CDS encoding Tex family protein — protein sequence MNDSLSRIIASELQARPEQVDSAIRLLDEGNTVPFIARYRKEVTGGLDDTQLRQLETRLGYLRELEERRATILKSIDDQGKLTEQLAGAIKGTMSKTELEDLYLPFKPKRRTRGQIAIEAGLEPLADSLWQDPQQDPETLAARYVDADKGVADTKAALDGARYILMERFSEDAALLAKVRNYLWKNAHLVSKVIEGKEEEGAKFRDYFDHHEPIANVPSHRALAMFRGRNEGVLQLSLNADPQFEQAPRESYCEQIIIDHLGLRLNNAPADAWRKAVVNWTWRIKVLLHLETELMGTLRERAEDEAINVFARNMHDLLMAAPAGMRATMGLDPGLRTGVKVAVVDGTGKLVATDTIYPHTGQAAKAAASVAALCIKHNVELVAIGNGTASRETERFYLDVQRQFPEVKGQKVIVSEAGASVYSASELAAQEFPDLDVSIRGAVSIARRLQDPLAELVKIDPKSIGVGQYQHDVSQTQLARKLDAVVEDCVNAVGVDLNTASVPLLARVAGLTRLMAQNIVGWRDENGRFSNREQLLKVSRLGPKAFEQCAGFLRINHGDNPLDASTVHPEAYPIVERILAATRQSLQELMGNPTELRGLKASEFTDERFGVPTVTDIIKELEKPGRDPRPEFKTATFADGVETMNDLQLGMILEGSVTNVTNFGAFVDIGVHQDGLVHISSLADKFVDDPHKVVKAGDIVKVKVMEVDLQRKRIALTMRLDEQPGESGSRRSSTERTPDRQRPANNQARQARNDKKPDSGNNSAMGDALAAAFGKMKR from the coding sequence ATGAATGATTCATTGAGCCGCATTATTGCGAGTGAACTGCAAGCGCGACCAGAGCAGGTTGATTCCGCCATTCGCCTCTTGGACGAAGGGAACACCGTCCCTTTTATTGCTCGCTACCGTAAAGAAGTCACCGGCGGTTTAGATGATACCCAGCTACGCCAGTTAGAAACCCGTTTGGGGTATCTGCGCGAGCTGGAAGAACGTCGAGCTACCATTCTGAAATCTATCGACGATCAGGGCAAACTGACCGAACAGCTTGCCGGTGCCATCAAGGGCACCATGAGCAAAACCGAGCTGGAAGATTTATATCTTCCCTTCAAGCCTAAGCGCCGCACCCGTGGGCAAATCGCGATTGAAGCAGGCCTTGAGCCGCTGGCCGATTCGCTGTGGCAAGACCCGCAGCAAGATCCTGAAACGCTGGCCGCCCGCTACGTTGATGCCGATAAAGGCGTTGCCGACACCAAAGCCGCGCTCGATGGCGCTCGCTATATTCTGATGGAGCGTTTCTCTGAGGATGCCGCACTGCTGGCTAAAGTGCGTAACTACCTCTGGAAAAATGCTCATCTGGTTTCCAAAGTGATTGAAGGCAAAGAGGAAGAGGGTGCAAAATTCCGTGACTACTTCGATCATCACGAGCCGATTGCCAATGTCCCTTCTCACCGCGCACTGGCCATGTTCCGCGGCCGCAACGAGGGAGTATTACAACTCTCCCTGAACGCCGATCCTCAGTTTGAACAAGCCCCACGCGAAAGCTATTGCGAACAAATCATTATCGATCATTTAGGTTTACGCCTAAACAATGCACCGGCTGATGCTTGGCGCAAAGCGGTGGTGAACTGGACTTGGCGTATCAAAGTGTTGCTGCATCTTGAAACTGAGCTAATGGGCACCTTGCGCGAACGTGCCGAAGATGAAGCCATTAACGTTTTCGCCCGCAATATGCACGACCTGCTTATGGCTGCTCCGGCAGGTATGCGAGCAACGATGGGCCTCGATCCCGGTTTACGTACTGGCGTTAAAGTGGCCGTAGTCGATGGCACAGGTAAACTCGTCGCAACAGACACCATCTATCCACACACCGGACAGGCCGCAAAAGCCGCCGCCTCAGTGGCAGCGCTGTGTATCAAACACAACGTGGAACTGGTGGCGATTGGTAATGGCACCGCATCTCGCGAAACTGAGCGCTTCTATTTAGATGTTCAGCGTCAGTTCCCTGAGGTCAAAGGCCAAAAAGTTATCGTCAGCGAAGCAGGCGCATCCGTTTATTCAGCGTCTGAGCTCGCGGCGCAAGAGTTCCCAGACTTGGACGTGTCGATTCGCGGAGCGGTATCTATCGCACGCCGTCTGCAAGATCCACTGGCTGAGCTGGTGAAAATCGATCCGAAATCAATCGGGGTCGGCCAGTATCAGCACGACGTTAGCCAAACCCAGCTGGCACGAAAACTTGATGCCGTCGTAGAAGACTGCGTGAACGCCGTTGGCGTCGATCTCAACACCGCATCAGTTCCGCTGTTGGCTCGCGTTGCAGGGCTCACTCGTTTGATGGCGCAAAATATCGTCGGATGGCGTGACGAAAATGGCCGTTTCAGCAACCGTGAACAGCTGTTGAAAGTCAGCCGCTTAGGCCCTAAAGCGTTCGAGCAATGTGCTGGCTTCCTGCGTATTAACCACGGTGACAATCCGCTGGATGCATCAACCGTTCACCCGGAAGCCTATCCTATCGTTGAACGTATTTTGGCAGCCACACGCCAAAGTCTACAGGAGTTGATGGGCAATCCAACGGAGCTGCGCGGCCTGAAGGCTAGCGAGTTTACCGACGAGCGTTTTGGTGTGCCAACGGTCACCGACATCATCAAGGAACTGGAAAAACCAGGACGCGATCCGCGCCCTGAGTTCAAAACCGCGACCTTTGCCGACGGCGTTGAAACCATGAACGACCTACAACTGGGTATGATTCTGGAAGGCTCAGTCACCAACGTCACCAACTTTGGTGCCTTTGTTGATATCGGCGTTCACCAAGATGGCTTGGTGCATATTTCTTCACTGGCAGATAAGTTTGTCGACGATCCGCATAAAGTCGTGAAAGCTGGCGACATTGTTAAGGTCAAAGTGATGGAAGTCGATTTGCAGCGTAAACGTATTGCATTGACGATGCGTTTGGACGAACAACCGGGCGAAAGCGGTTCTCGTCGCAGCAGCACAGAACGC
- the ompR gene encoding two-component system response regulator OmpR → MQENYKILVVDDDMRLRALLERYLTEQGFQVRSVANAEQMDRLLTRESFHLMVLDLMLPGEDGLSICRRLRSQSNPMPIIMVTAKGEEVDRIVGLEIGADDYIPKPFNPRELLARIRAVLRRQANELPGAPSQEDAVISFGKFKLNLGTREMFREDEPMPLTSGEFAVLKALVSHPREPLSRDKLMNLARGREYSAMERSIDVQISRLRRMVEEDPAHPRYIQTVWGLGYVFVPDGSKA, encoded by the coding sequence ATGCAAGAGAACTACAAGATTTTAGTTGTTGATGATGACATGCGCCTACGTGCGTTGTTAGAGCGCTACCTGACCGAGCAAGGTTTTCAGGTGCGTAGTGTCGCCAACGCCGAGCAAATGGATCGCTTGCTAACCCGTGAATCTTTCCACCTGATGGTGCTGGATTTAATGCTACCGGGCGAAGATGGTTTGTCTATCTGCCGCCGTCTGCGCAGCCAAAGCAACCCAATGCCGATCATTATGGTAACGGCCAAAGGTGAAGAGGTCGATCGTATCGTTGGGCTGGAAATTGGTGCCGACGACTACATTCCTAAGCCGTTTAACCCGCGTGAGCTGCTGGCTCGTATCCGTGCGGTGTTACGCCGCCAGGCCAATGAATTGCCGGGTGCGCCGTCTCAAGAAGATGCGGTGATCTCCTTTGGTAAATTCAAACTGAATCTCGGTACGCGCGAGATGTTCCGTGAAGATGAGCCTATGCCATTAACCAGCGGCGAATTTGCGGTGCTTAAAGCGTTAGTGAGTCATCCGCGTGAGCCACTGTCTCGCGATAAGCTGATGAATCTGGCCCGTGGCCGTGAATACAGCGCGATGGAACGTTCTATCGACGTGCAAATTTCACGCTTGCGCCGCATGGTTGAAGAAGATCCTGCACATCCTCGCTATATCCAAACCGTTTGGGGTTTGGGCTACGTCTTTGTGCCGGACGGCAGTAAAGCATGA
- the envZ gene encoding two-component system sensor histidine kinase EnvZ, which produces MRRLRFSPRSSFARTLLLIVTLLFVSLVTTYLVVLNFAILPSLQQFNKVLAYEVRMLMTDKLQLEDGTQLEVPPAFRREIYRELGISLYTNSAAEESGLRWAQHYQFLSQQMAQQLGGPTDVRVEISKNTPVVWLKTWLSPDIWVRVPLTEIHQGDFSPLFRYTLAIMLLAIGGAWLFIRIQNRPLVELEHAAIQVGKGHIPPPLREYGASEVRSVTRAFNQMAAGVKQLADDRTLLMAGVSHDLRTPLTRIRLATEMMSSEDGYLAESINKDTEECNAIIEQFIDYLRTGQEMQTEICDLNGILAEVVAAESGYERVIDTDLAEGELLVDVHPLSIKRAAVNMVVNATRYGNGWIKVSSGTEGKRAWFQVEDDGPGIAPEQLAHLFQPFVRGESARTTSGTGLGLAILQRIIDGHSGSLDIGTSERGGLRIRALLLMPESDPLTAHDSKSSHKKKDKESHH; this is translated from the coding sequence ATGAGGCGACTGCGCTTCTCGCCGCGTAGCTCATTTGCCCGCACGTTGTTGCTGATTGTCACCTTACTGTTTGTCAGTTTGGTGACAACCTATTTGGTGGTGCTGAATTTCGCGATTCTGCCTAGCCTACAGCAATTTAATAAGGTGCTGGCGTATGAAGTCCGTATGTTGATGACGGACAAGCTACAGCTTGAGGATGGTACACAGCTGGAGGTTCCTCCGGCGTTTCGGCGCGAAATTTATCGTGAGCTGGGCATTTCTCTGTATACCAATTCTGCGGCGGAGGAGAGTGGTCTGCGCTGGGCGCAGCACTATCAATTCCTCAGCCAGCAGATGGCGCAGCAGCTGGGCGGCCCAACCGATGTTCGCGTTGAAATAAGTAAGAACACACCGGTGGTGTGGCTCAAAACGTGGTTATCGCCTGATATTTGGGTGCGCGTTCCGCTGACGGAAATCCATCAGGGAGACTTCTCTCCGCTGTTCAGATATACCTTGGCGATTATGCTGCTGGCGATTGGTGGCGCATGGCTGTTCATTCGCATTCAGAACCGACCCTTGGTGGAACTTGAACATGCCGCCATACAGGTGGGGAAAGGACATATACCCCCGCCGCTGCGTGAATATGGCGCGTCTGAAGTTCGCTCCGTGACGCGGGCATTTAACCAAATGGCGGCAGGGGTTAAGCAACTTGCCGACGATCGTACCCTGCTGATGGCGGGCGTGAGCCACGATTTACGCACGCCGCTGACGCGTATTCGTTTAGCGACGGAGATGATGAGCAGCGAAGATGGCTATCTGGCGGAATCGATAAACAAAGATACCGAAGAGTGCAATGCCATCATTGAGCAGTTCATTGACTATCTGCGCACTGGGCAGGAAATGCAGACCGAGATTTGCGATCTGAACGGTATTTTGGCCGAAGTCGTGGCCGCTGAAAGCGGTTATGAACGGGTGATCGACACCGATCTTGCTGAAGGTGAACTGCTGGTTGATGTGCATCCGCTGTCGATTAAGCGTGCTGCGGTCAATATGGTGGTTAACGCTACCCGCTACGGTAACGGCTGGATTAAAGTGAGCAGCGGCACTGAAGGCAAAAGGGCATGGTTCCAAGTGGAAGATGACGGCCCTGGTATCGCTCCAGAGCAGTTAGCGCATCTCTTCCAACCTTTCGTGCGGGGCGAAAGTGCCCGAACAACCAGCGGAACAGGGCTGGGGCTGGCGATCCTGCAACGTATTATCGACGGGCACTCTGGTAGCTTGGATATCGGCACCAGCGAACGCGGTGGGCTGCGTATCCGCGCATTGTTATTGATGCCTGAGTCAGATCCTCTTACAGCGCATGACTCAAAATCAAGTCATAAAAAGAAAGACAAAGAGTCTCATCACTGA
- the pckA gene encoding phosphoenolpyruvate carboxykinase (ATP), with translation MHTKGLTPQDLAEYGITDAAEIIYNPSYDLLFQEETAPNLEGYERGTVTTLGAVAVDTGIFTGRSPKDKYIVRDDVTRDTVWWSDQGKGKNDNHPLSVETWQHLKSLVTKELSGKRLFIVDAFCGANSDTRLSVRFITEVAWQAHFVKNMFIRPTDEELASFKPDFIVMNGAKCTNPQWKEQGLNSENFVAFNLTERIQLIGGTWYGGEMKKGMFSIMNYLLPLKNIASMHCSANVGEKGDVAIFFGLSGTGKTTLSTDPKRQLIGDDEHGWDDDGVFNFEGGCYAKTIKLSEEAEPDIYHAITRDALLENVVVLEDGTVDFNDGSKTENTRVSYPIYHIQNIVKPVSKAGHAKKVIFLTADAFGVLPPVSRLTADQTQYHFLSGFTAKLAGTERGVTEPTPTFSACFGAAFLSLHPTKYAEVLVKRMQAAGAQAYLVNTGWNGTGKRISIKDTRAIIDAILSGEIDNAETFTLPIFDLAVPTALPGVNPDILDPRDTYASKEQWQEKAQDLAQRFVTNFDKYTDTPAGAALVKVGPKV, from the coding sequence ATGCATACGAAAGGCTTAACCCCACAGGATTTAGCAGAATATGGAATTACTGACGCAGCTGAGATCATCTACAACCCTAGCTATGACCTGCTCTTCCAAGAAGAAACCGCTCCTAATCTAGAGGGATATGAACGCGGAACAGTAACAACGCTTGGCGCAGTTGCCGTTGATACTGGGATTTTCACCGGTCGTTCACCGAAAGATAAGTACATTGTGCGCGACGATGTGACTCGCGATACCGTTTGGTGGTCAGATCAAGGGAAAGGCAAAAACGATAACCACCCTCTTTCCGTTGAAACTTGGCAGCATCTGAAATCGCTCGTCACCAAAGAGCTTTCAGGTAAGCGTTTATTCATTGTCGATGCATTCTGCGGAGCAAACAGCGACACCCGCCTAAGCGTTCGTTTCATTACCGAAGTCGCATGGCAGGCTCATTTCGTTAAAAACATGTTTATCCGCCCTACTGACGAAGAACTGGCGAGCTTCAAGCCCGATTTCATCGTGATGAACGGCGCCAAATGCACCAACCCGCAGTGGAAAGAACAGGGATTAAACTCTGAGAACTTTGTTGCGTTTAACCTTACTGAACGCATCCAGCTGATCGGCGGTACGTGGTACGGCGGCGAAATGAAGAAAGGGATGTTCTCCATCATGAACTACCTGCTGCCGCTGAAAAATATCGCGTCTATGCACTGCTCTGCCAACGTGGGCGAAAAAGGCGACGTGGCGATTTTCTTCGGCCTGTCTGGCACGGGTAAAACAACGCTTTCAACCGATCCAAAGCGCCAGCTCATCGGCGATGATGAGCACGGCTGGGACGATGACGGCGTATTTAACTTCGAAGGCGGTTGCTACGCGAAAACCATCAAGCTGTCTGAAGAGGCTGAACCAGATATCTACCACGCGATCACCCGCGATGCACTGCTGGAGAACGTGGTCGTGCTGGAAGATGGCACGGTCGATTTTAACGACGGTTCAAAAACTGAAAACACCCGCGTTTCTTACCCGATTTACCATATCCAGAACATTGTTAAGCCGGTTTCAAAAGCGGGCCACGCGAAGAAGGTTATTTTCTTAACCGCCGACGCATTTGGCGTGCTGCCACCGGTTTCTCGCTTAACCGCAGACCAAACTCAGTATCACTTCCTGTCTGGGTTTACCGCCAAACTGGCTGGTACCGAACGTGGCGTAACAGAACCAACGCCTACCTTCTCCGCCTGTTTCGGTGCTGCATTCCTGTCTCTGCATCCAACCAAATATGCAGAAGTGCTGGTTAAGCGCATGCAAGCGGCGGGCGCTCAGGCCTATCTGGTGAATACCGGGTGGAACGGAACCGGCAAACGTATTTCTATCAAAGATACGCGCGCCATTATCGATGCCATTCTGAGCGGCGAGATTGATAACGCTGAAACCTTCACGCTACCAATTTTCGATCTGGCAGTACCCACGGCGCTGCCGGGTGTGAATCCTGACATTCTGGATCCACGCGATACCTACGCCAGCAAAGAGCAGTGGCAGGAAAAAGCGCAAGATCTGGCGCAGCGTTTTGTCACTAACTTTGATAAATACACCGACACGCCAGCAGGTGCGGCACTGGTGAAAGTCGGCCCTAAGGTTTGA